A stretch of the Malus domestica chromosome 08, GDT2T_hap1 genome encodes the following:
- the LOC103441493 gene encoding putative L-ascorbate peroxidase 6 — MDGSIVYELDRPENKGLKSPFKILEKAKSEVDAVNPVSWTDMIAVAGAEAVSICGGPTIQVPLGRLDAKELDPEGKLPEETLDAFGLKQSFQTKGLSTQELVALSGAHTIGNKGFGNPTVFDNTYFKILLDKTIFR, encoded by the exons ATGGATGGTTCTATCGTTTATGAACTTGATAGA CCAGAAAACAAAGGTCTTAAAAGTCCTTTCAAG ATTCTAGAGAAAGCAAAGAGTGAGGTGGATGCAGTCAACCCAG TGTCCTGGACAGACATGATTGCTGTGGCTGGAGCAGAAGcagtttcaatatgtggaggtCCAACAATCCAAGTCCCGTTGGGCAGACTAGATGCAAA GGAGCTTGATCCTGAAGGAAAACTGCCTGAAGAAACTCTGGATGCTTTTGGTCTGAAGCAAAGCTTTCAAACAAAAGGCTTGTC aACTCAGGAACTTGTTGCTCTGTCAGGAGCTCATACTATTGGAAATAAAGGTTTCGGGAACCCAACTGTTTTCGACAATACATACTTCAAAATTCTGCTTGACAAAACCATCTTCAGGTAA
- the LOC103441494 gene encoding uncharacterized protein, with translation MKWSPWLGGGTKRFHVKVSQLKLQGFNFDKEKDRVGVIEVKWKGYKPGGPGFLVPFYGRSSSRHPKNYTSHRFLSRQVIEWDDEFQNLCNFGLKQGGNFCPWDLTFTLLHGASTEQKSNMVVFGTVSLNLAELPSTMDSQIQRKLSVTLKMEGTTPSEATLLVCLSFAEVRNSHGSAGLGQDSTESDKGKLTRRVSYFRSFRKSSNERMSRGDQVTSDWHESFLCDSEGSPGNGLISSDVNADLNSKGESGSFPSHETQFDSGEKSWFLRKRKWLNGRPPRRKVELLVGKTSRAVDNNLPDSVKESNSTAEYSSQSDHELGNYTTSRWEEREVESRDGQAKLTTNVFFASFDQRSEKAAGESACTALVAVIAHWLHLHQHLMPTRSKFDSLITQGSSEWQKLCSNETYINLFPNKHFDLETVLEADLRPLDVLPEKSFIGFFSPEKFESLKGLMSFDDIWNEINKNTKSYEPRIYIVSWNDHFFVLKIEADAYYMIDSLGERLFEGCNQAYILKFDNSSIMHGKTKKVEDDSEERLEVICSGKECCRQFIKRFLAAIPLKELEEEEKKSASSILPLHRHLQIEFHYTSSSSSSSSSSSSSLSSFSSSTLSTSSTSSTYSLLR, from the exons ATGAAGTGGTCGCCGTGGCTGGGTGGGGGAACAAAGAGGTTTCACGTGAAGGTGAGCCAATTGAAGCTGCAAGGGTTTAATTTTGACAAGGAGAAAGATAGAGTTGGTGTGATTGAGGTGAAATGGAAAGGGTATAAGCCTGGAGGGCCTGGATTTTTGGTTCCATTCTACGGAAGAAGTTCGTCGAGGCATCCGAAAAACTACACCAGCCATAGATTTTTGAGTCGTCAAGTCATTGAATGGGATGACGAATTTCAGAACCTCTGTAATTTTGGGTTGAAGCAAGGTGGTAACTTTTGTCCTTGGGATTTGACTTTTACCCTGTTACAC GGAGCGAGTACAGAACAGAAGAGTAATATGGTGGTTTTCGGGACGGTTTCGTTGAATCTAGCAGAATTGCCATCGACAATGGATTCTCAGATTCAGAGGAAGCTCTCTGTTACTTTGAAAATGGAGGGGACGACTCCCAGCGAAGCTACCCTTTTG GTTTGTCTAAGCTTTGCTGAGGTCAGAAACTCGCATGGCTCGGCAGGACTCGGTCAAGACTCGACCGAGTCAGACAAGGGGAAATTGACTCGAAGGGTAAGCTACTTCAGGAGCTTTAGAAAGTCAAGCAATGAGAGGATGAGTCGTGGGGACCAAGTCACGAGTGATTGGCACGAGTCATTCTTGTGTGACTCAGAAGGGTCCCCGGGGAACGGACTCATATCCAGTGATGTCAATGCAGACTTGAATTCAAAGGGTGAGTCAGGATCTTTCCCGAGTCACGAGACTCAGTTTGACTCGGGGGAGAAGAGCTGGTTCTTGAGGAAGAGGAAGTGGTTGAATGGAAGACCGCCTAGGAGAAAAGTGGAGCTCCTTGTTGGGAAGACTAGTAGAGCTGTTGACAATAATCTCCCTGATTCTGTAAAG GAATCAAATAGTACTGCTGAATATTCTTCACAATCAGATCATGAACTTGGAAATTACACCACAAGTAGATGGGAAGAAAGGGAAGTAGAAAGCAGAGATGGGCAAGCAAAGCTCACGACCAATGTGTTCTTTGCCTCCTTTGATCAACGGAGTGAAAAGGCCGCCGGAGAGAGTGCCTGCACAGCGCTAGTTGCGGTCATTGCGCACTGGCTGCATTTGCATCAACACTTGATGCCTACAAGATCCAAATTCGACAGCCTCATCACACAAGGTTCCTCAGAGTGGCAAAAACTCTGCAGCAACGAGACCTACATAAATTTATTTCCCAACAAACACTTCGACCTTGAAACAGTTTTGGAAGCTGATCTTAGACCTCTCGATGTCTTGCCTGAGAAATCCTTTATTGGATTCTTCAGCCCCGAGAAGTTCGAGAGCTTGAAGGGACTCATGTCGTTTGATGACATAtggaatgaaataaataaaaacacaaagtctTACGAACCGAGGATATACATAGTAAGTTGGAACGACCACTTTTTCGTTCTGAAGATTGAAGCCGATGCATACTATATGATTGACTCTTTGGGCGAGAGGCTCTTTGAGGGGTGTAACCAGGCATACATACTAAAATTCGACAATTCGAGCATCATGCATGGGAAAACAAAGAAAGTAGAGGATGATTCAGAGGAAAGATTAGAAGTAATATGCAGTGGAAAAGAGTGCTGTAGACAGTTCATTAAAAGATTTCTTGCGGCAATACCACTTAAGGAGCttgaggaggaagagaagaagagtGCATCTTCTATTTTACCTCTTCACCGGCATTTGCAGATCGAGTTCCACtacacctcctcctcctcttcgtcATCATCGTCATCGTCATCATCGTTGTcgtccttctcctcctccactttgtCGACATCTTCGACTTCTTCCACTTACTCTCTTCTCAGGTGA